Proteins encoded within one genomic window of Rhododendron vialii isolate Sample 1 chromosome 1a, ASM3025357v1:
- the LOC131300907 gene encoding uncharacterized protein LOC131300907 yields the protein MSPASRSKSKDKKAGKEPQQKSASKPSVHTTSGSGVPVSGYNPLLGKFHTLDPAPISSPPSLHINGRFRNIDDTEDHSGNNSLGTGTEYDTISNNGSWSGESEEPKEKTSHNPPRQEAIIPGADNDKREKIRQKNEKKHQRQKEKRAQELHERCSGFLMSRKLEALAQQLVSMGFSSERATMALILNEGKIEESVSWLFEVGEGDNHQKNNLDEGNLKIDISEELARIADMEIRYKCSKQEVERAVVACEGDLDKVAESLRMPKQEIPSSGPLKPEEHLDPPTVNNGAISIPGNQNLFRAQQKPYPSPSPSIQQRRDEKDINYAKPIVGVGVPVELGGKNIQALRKEYKVQPKLDGAKPMQIPVIAADKRWPSGVPNPSLPYSSASPLQVSPALAKTETRYVALGSELKNLQLGSVKEPVVVMQRPQSANLKQITPTTTSISSSSPPGTTSSWYPNAVEVSIPNGLTAHISSNNLGSNQLYNQLHYHQPPNQYLSNGGTVETLGASRGNGLWNRMGTSPTLAAASSLGLFSGLGSNGSSGSGSSFPVDWNTGGSTRQFDYTNIDWSLDRNSSMSRSTGSWQQGTTTTTTPMQNNIRTYDPHSSMPSMPNGRTSTRPALINGGGSSGGGGGMIAGMQDGVTSGEMSGAGGGSREWSSPFEERDIFSLPRQFVSSPSL from the coding sequence ATGTCTCCAGCATCCAGATCAAAGTCCAAGGACAAAAAGGCTGGCAAAGAACCACAGCAGAAGTCTGCTTCCAAGCCTTCAGTACACACTACCTCCGGCAGTGGGGTCCCCGTCAGCGGATACAATCCTCTTTTGGGGAAATTCCACACACTTGACCCAGCACCAATTTCTTCTCCTCCATCTCTCCACATAAATGGCCGATTCCGCAATATAGATGACACAGAAGATCATTCTGGGAACAACTCTCTTGGAACTGGCACAGAGTATGACACAATTTCAAACAACGGCAGTTGGTCCGGTGAGTCAGAAGAACCTAAAGAGAAAACATCTCATAACCCTCCGCGTCAGGAGGCAATAATACCAGGAGCCGATAATGATAAACGCGAAAAAATCCGCCAGAAGAACGAGAAGAAGCATCAGCGTCAGAAAGAAAAGCGGGCTCAAGAGTTGCACGAAAGGTGTAGTGGCTTCCTCATGTCAAGAAAATTGGAAGCTCTTGCCCAGCAGTTGGTTTCAATGGGATTTTCTTCAGAAAGGGCGACAATGGCACTTATTTTGAATGAAGGCAAGATAGAGGAGTCGGTCTCATGGCTTTTTGAAGTGGGTGAAGGAGATAATCACCAGAAAAACAATCTTGACGAGGGTAATTTGAAAATCGACATATCGGAGGAGCTAGCGCGAATTGCAGACATGGAGATTAGGTACAAGTGCTCGAAGCAGGAGGTTGAAAGAGCTGTTGTCGCTTGTGAAGGTGACCTTGACAAGGTGGCAGAAAGCTTGAGAATGCCAAAGCAAGAGATACCCTCTTCCGGCCCCCTGAAGCCTGAAGAACATTTAGATCCACCGACTGTCAACAATGGTGCGATATCCATACCTGGGAATCAAAATTTATTCAGGGCTCAACAGAAACCCTACCCATCTCCGTCTCCTAGCATACAACAAAGAAGAGATGAAAAAGATATCAATTACGCTAAACCAATAGTGGGGGTTGGAGTACCTGTGGAATTGGGGGGTAAAAATATTCAGGCTTTGAGGAAAGAATATAAAGTTCAACCCAAATTGGATGGGGCGAAACCAATGCAGATCCCAGTGATTGCTGCAGATAAAAGGTGGCCAAGTGGGGTACCAAATCCTTCTCTCCCCTATTCTTCAGCGTCACCTTTGCAGGTTTCGCCTGCACTTGCCAAGACAGAAACCCGATACGTGGCACTTGGGAGTGAACTGAAGAATCTTCAACTGGGATCAGTGAAGGAACCAGTTGTAGTGATGCAGAGACCCCAATCTGCCAATTTAAAGCAGATAACACCAACCACCACAAGCATAAGCTCGTCATCTCCGCCCGGGACTACCTCCAGTTGGTATCCGAACGCTGTTGAGGTATCAATCCCTAATGGATTAACGGCGCACATTTCTAGTAACAATTTGGGTTCGAATCAGTTGTACAACCAACTTCACTATCACCAACCACCTAACCAATATCTGTCCAATGGTGGTACAGTGGAAACCCTAGGAGCAAGCCGGGGAAATGGTTTGTGGAACAGAATGGGTACTTCTCCGACACTCGCGGCTGCTTCTTCTCTTGGGCTTTTTTCTGGGTTGGGCTCAAATGGGTCATCTGGGTCTGGGTCATCGTTTCCTGTGGACTGGAATACAGGTGGTTCAACGCGGCAGTTCGATTATACCAACATAGACTGGAGTTTGGATAGGAATTCATCTATGTCTAGGTCAACTGGATCATGGCAGCAGGgcacgacgacgacgacgactcCTATGCAGAACAACATTCGCACCTACGACCCACATAGTTCCATGCCTTCCATGCCGAATGGTAGGACTTCTACGAGACCTGCTTTGATTAATGGCGGCGGCagcagcggtggtggtggtggtatgattGCAGGAATGCAAGATGGGGTGACTTCCGGGGAGATGTCAGGTGCTGGTGGTGGCTCTAGGGAGTGGTCTTCTCCTTTTGAGGAGAGGGACATCTTTAGTTTACCCAGGCAGTttgtttcttctccttccctGTAG
- the LOC131301021 gene encoding probable E3 ubiquitin-protein ligase RHC1A — MSSGGNTHWCHQCSQPVQLRGRNSVCPHCNGGFVEELDEAVGTRHQDFAGLHSDDGSNFALMERFSDPRFEIMDAFAAIMRQRMAGRNPNFENRPRSDLGSEQRMAFGSGPWLIFQGQAPVRISDNDGFEFFFNGSPRTGQRPANFGEFFAGPGLEELIEQLTMNDRQGPPPAPRSSIDAMPTVKIAQKHLNTDSHCPVCKDKFELGCEAKQMPCEHIYHSDCIVPWLVQHNSCPVCRLELPPLGSANAQTNRRASGGNGSTSSVGNSSSRENGGSNQGRRNPFSFLWPF, encoded by the coding sequence ATGTCTAGTGGCGGGAACACACATTGGTGTCATCAATGTAGTCAGCCAGTTCAGCTTCGAGGCCGTAACTCGGTTTGCCCACACTGCAATGGGGGCTTTGTAGAGGAACTTGATGAGGCGGTGGGCACCAGACACCAGGATTTCGCAGGGCTCCATTCTGATGATGGATCCAACTTTGCATTAATGGAACGCTTCTCTGATCCAAGATTTGAGATTATGGATGCATTTGCGGCTATTATGAGGCAGAGAATGGCTGGACGAAACCCTAATTTTGAAAATAGGCCGAGATCTGATCTTGGTTCTGAACAACGTATGGCCTTTGGTTCTGGTCCATGGTTGATATTTCAAGGCCAAGCCCCTGTTAGAATATCAGACAATGATGGGtttgagtttttctttaatgGCAGTCCAAGAACTGGACAGAGGCCAGCTAATTTCGGTGAGTTTTTCGCGGGGCCTGGATTGGAAGAACTGATTGAACAGCTCACTATGAACGATAGGCAAGGTCCACCTCCAGCGCCTCGTTCATCAATTGATGCAATGCCCACCGTTAAGATCGCCCAGAAGCATCTCAACACTGATTCCCACTGCCCAGTTTGTAAAGATAAGTTTGAGTTGGGTTGTGAAGCGAAGCAGATGCCTTGTGAGCATATCTATCATTCCGACTGTATCGTTCCTTGGTTGGTTCAGCACAACTCATGCCCAGTGTGCCGCCTGGAGCTGCCGCCACTTGGTTCTGCCAATGCTCAAACTAATCGAAGAGCAAGTGGCGGGAACGGAAGCACAAGTAGTGTGGGAAACAGCAGCAGTAGGGAAAATGGTGGATCGAATCAGGGGAGGAGGAATCCGTTTTCATTTCTGTGGCCTTTTTGA
- the LOC131300827 gene encoding cyclin-dependent kinase C-1-like, which translates to MAIAAPGQLNIIESPSWGSRSVDCFEKLEQIGEGTYGQVYMAREIKTGEIVALKKIRMDNEREGFPITAIREIKILKKLHHENVIKLKEIVTSPGAEKDEQGRPDGNKYKGGIYMVFEYMDHDLTGLADRPGMRFSVAQIKCYMRQLLTGLHYCHVNQVLHRDIKGSNLLIDNEGNLKLADFGLARSFSNDHNGNLTNRVITLWYRPPELLLGTTKYGPAVDMWSVGCIFAELLHGKPIFPGKDEPEQLNKIFDICGAPEESNWPGVSKIPWYNNFKPTRQLKRRLREVYKHFDRHALELLDRMLTLDPSQRISAKDALDAEYFWTDPLPCDPKSLPKYESSHEFQTKKKRQQQRQHEETAKRQKLQHQQQHNRLPPIQQTGQGHAQMRPGPNQQPPVAAGPSHHYAKPRPSGGPSRYPQGGNPVASGGYSHANRSQGGGGYGGSGAYPPQGRGAPPYGSSGGPSGGPRGGVGGYGVGAPNYPQGGGQYGSSGTGRGNRNQQYGWQQ; encoded by the exons TCAAGTTTACATGGCCAGAGAAATCAAAACTGGAGAAATTGTTGCTCTGAAAAAAATACGGATGGACAATGAAAGAGAGGGG TTCCCTATAACTGCCATAcgtgaaattaaaattttaaagaagCTGCATCATGAAAATGTGATTAAGTTGAAAGAGATCGTAACATCCCCAG GTGCTGAAAAGGATGAGCAAGGGAGGCCAG ATGGCAATAAGTACAAAGGTGGCATCTACATGGTTTTTGAATATATGGACCATGATTTGACAGGTCTTGCAGACCGTCCTGGGATGAGATTTTCAGTTGCACAGATTAAG TGCTATATGAGACAGCTTTTGACGGGGCTTCACTATTGTCATGTAAACCAAGTACTTCACCGTGATATAAAGG GTTCTAATCTTCTGATAGACAATGAGGGAAATTTAAAGCTTGCAGATTTTGGTCTTGCCCGTTCATTCTCAAATGATCATAATGGCAATCTCACAAACCGTGTAATTACATTATGGTACAG ACCTCCTGAATTGTTGCTTGGGACCACAAAGTATGGTCCAGCTGTTGATATGTGGTCAGTTGGCTGTATCTTTGCGGAGCTCCTTCATGGGAAGCCGATCTTTCCTGGTAAAGATGAG cCTGAACAATTGAACAAGATCTTTGACATATGCGGAGCTCCTGAGGAGTCTAACTGGCCTGGGGTCTCTAAGATTCCTTGGTATAACAATTTCAAGCCAACAAGGCAATTGAAGAGGCGTCTTAGAGAGGTCTACAAACA CTTTGATAGGCATGCTTTGGAATTGCTCGATAGAATGCTGACTCTTGATCCATCTCAG AGAATATCGGCCAAGGATGCACTCGATGCCGAATATTTTTGGACCGATCCATTACCCTGTGATCCCAAGAG TTTGCCAAAGTACGAATCTTCCCACGAGTTCCAAACCAAGAAAAAGCGACAGCAGCAGCGGCAACACGAAGAAACCGCTAAACGCCAGAAGCTACAGCACCAACAGCAACACAACCGACTTCCACCTATTCAGCAGACGGGTCAAGGACACGCCCAAATGCGTCCCGGGCCGAACCAGCAACCCCCAGTTGCCGCAGGACCCAGCCACCACTATGCGAAGCCCCGGCCCTCTGGTGGGCCCAGCCGTTATCCCCAAGGTGGAAATCCAGTGGCGAGCGGGGGATACAGCCACGCAAATCGCAGtcaaggaggaggaggatatgGTGGTAGTGGGGCTTATCCCCCACAAGGACGCGGGGCCCCACCGTATGGTTCTAGTGGTGGTCCCAGTGGTGGGCCCCGAGGAGGGGTTGGTGGGTATGGAGTTGGTGCTCCGAATTATCCACAAGGGGGTGGTCAGTATGGGAGTTCGGGTACAGGTCGTGGGAACCGGAATCAACAGTACGGTTGGCAGCAATGA